A region of Candidatus Bathyarchaeota archaeon DNA encodes the following proteins:
- a CDS encoding pyridoxal-phosphate dependent enzyme, which yields MIDLTVNGDQLRRTVQRCRDRNIVIPTFAQLKNPRTVSNRIKEQLKDIGLWDVVPQNLFRITWKNEPIPKGGLFKSMPNYIELPPELTGVEARIIALIGKWFPTGSHKVGATFGCLVPPLVTGQFDPTRHKAVWPSTGNYCRGGAYDAALLGCDSIAILPEQMSQERFEWLRTVAGEIIATSGSESNVKEIYDKVWELKRSRKDIFVFNQFSEFGNYLFHYDVTGHAIEEVLKKELGRGQFRGICLTTGSAGTIACGDYLKQKYPTSKIAAGEALQCPTLLLNGYGVHRIEGIGDKHVPWIHNVRNTDVAIGIDDNDAINLMRLFNDPAGHRYLTNEAGVPDELVSKLNLLGISSIANVLMSIKFAKYYELTHKDTLVTLFTDSMELYQSRLREAQERNGEYSKKDAIRDFHRNLMAIKTDSMMELAHYDRKRIHHLKYFTWIEQQMFNFNELNRQWYDYESYWSEIQKLTPRIDELIVQFNEKVGLL from the coding sequence TTGATAGACCTCACAGTTAATGGAGATCAGCTCAGGAGAACAGTGCAAAGATGTAGAGACAGAAACATAGTGATTCCTACATTTGCTCAGCTGAAGAATCCCAGAACCGTGTCAAATCGAATCAAGGAACAGCTTAAGGATATTGGGCTTTGGGATGTCGTTCCTCAGAACTTGTTCAGAATCACTTGGAAGAACGAGCCCATACCCAAAGGTGGTCTTTTTAAATCCATGCCTAACTATATAGAGTTACCGCCGGAACTTACCGGCGTTGAAGCACGTATAATCGCCCTGATAGGGAAGTGGTTTCCGACAGGATCACACAAAGTAGGTGCGACTTTTGGTTGCCTAGTTCCTCCACTTGTCACTGGTCAGTTTGATCCTACAAGACACAAAGCAGTCTGGCCCAGTACTGGAAATTACTGCAGAGGAGGTGCCTACGATGCGGCACTTCTCGGTTGCGATAGCATTGCGATTCTTCCTGAGCAAATGTCTCAGGAACGTTTCGAATGGCTAAGGACTGTGGCTGGTGAAATAATTGCTACATCCGGAAGCGAGAGCAATGTGAAGGAGATCTATGACAAGGTGTGGGAACTTAAGAGATCTCGAAAAGACATATTCGTGTTCAATCAGTTTAGCGAGTTCGGCAATTACCTATTCCACTACGACGTCACAGGACACGCGATAGAGGAGGTTCTCAAAAAAGAGCTTGGAAGAGGCCAATTTCGAGGGATCTGCCTTACGACGGGATCAGCAGGCACAATTGCATGCGGTGACTACCTGAAGCAGAAATATCCAACTTCAAAAATCGCTGCTGGCGAAGCTCTTCAGTGTCCGACACTACTGCTCAATGGATATGGGGTTCATAGAATCGAAGGCATCGGAGACAAGCATGTTCCCTGGATTCACAATGTAAGAAACACCGATGTAGCTATTGGAATTGATGACAATGACGCGATCAATTTGATGCGGTTGTTCAATGATCCAGCAGGACATAGGTATCTAACAAACGAGGCCGGCGTTCCCGATGAGCTTGTTTCTAAGCTCAACCTACTTGGCATTTCCAGCATAGCCAATGTGCTCATGTCAATCAAGTTCGCAAAATACTACGAACTTACGCACAAAGATACTCTAGTGACACTGTTCACAGACTCAATGGAGCTGTATCAGTCCCGGCTACGAGAAGCGCAGGAACGAAACGGCGAATACAGTAAGAAAGATGCAATCAGGGATTTCCACAGAAATTTAATGGCCATAAAGACTGATTCGATGATGGAACTTGCTCATTATGACCGGAAGCGAATACATCACCTCAAGTACTTCACATGGATCGAACAGCAAATGTTCAATTTCAATGAACTAAACCGCCAATGGTATGACTATGAGTCGTATTGGAGTGAAATTCAGAAACTGACACCTAGAATAGATGAACTGATTGTGCAGTTCAATGAGAAAGTCGGTCTGCTATGA
- a CDS encoding threonine synthase: protein MSFVTKMRCARCGREYSVDEKVCMCLNKDRGRLDLSYDYSALTEKVSKEILSRRAPGVWKYHEFLPVRHKKNIVDLEAGGTPLIRSINLAEKIGLRNLYLKDETRSPTGSFKDRSMTVGVSKAVEFGATTTATASSGNAAAALAAHSAKARLTCYAFVLESAPEVKLAQIRLYGANVVRVKAEEEGKDPTVQMLSMVVEKYGWYPCPSFGPFNPYQVEGPKTMAYEIVEQLNWSAPDWVIVPTGSGCLLAGVWKGFKDFRSLDFSHSSPRLVAVQPEGCAPLVRAFRQNKSSFEIEPWGRPTTIAGGLSDVFPWDGDAALTATRETDGSVEAVSDKEILEAQKLLASTEGIFAEPTGVASLAGLIKLVREGVVKRDESIVVLITGNGLKDPDTAAGQFKQFPTISPNLELFEASVQV, encoded by the coding sequence ATGTCTTTCGTTACAAAAATGCGATGTGCTCGCTGTGGGCGAGAGTATTCTGTTGATGAAAAGGTTTGCATGTGTTTAAATAAGGATAGGGGTCGTCTTGACCTTTCCTACGATTACTCCGCCCTAACTGAAAAGGTCAGCAAGGAAATCCTGTCAAGAAGAGCTCCTGGCGTTTGGAAATATCACGAGTTTCTTCCTGTTCGTCACAAGAAGAATATTGTTGACCTAGAAGCTGGCGGAACACCTCTTATTAGATCAATCAATCTTGCTGAGAAGATTGGATTGAGGAATCTATACTTGAAGGATGAAACTCGCAGCCCTACTGGATCATTCAAAGATCGTTCTATGACCGTTGGAGTATCAAAAGCCGTGGAATTCGGAGCCACTACGACAGCAACAGCTTCGAGTGGAAACGCGGCTGCAGCATTGGCTGCCCACTCTGCAAAAGCAAGGCTCACATGTTATGCATTCGTCCTTGAATCAGCTCCTGAGGTCAAATTAGCTCAAATTCGTCTATATGGAGCAAACGTCGTGCGAGTGAAAGCGGAAGAAGAGGGCAAGGACCCAACGGTGCAAATGCTTTCGATGGTTGTTGAAAAATATGGATGGTACCCGTGTCCCAGTTTCGGGCCTTTCAATCCATATCAGGTTGAGGGCCCCAAAACAATGGCCTACGAAATTGTCGAGCAATTGAATTGGAGTGCCCCAGACTGGGTTATCGTGCCCACTGGTTCAGGCTGTCTCCTTGCTGGCGTCTGGAAGGGTTTCAAGGATTTCCGTAGTCTCGATTTCTCTCACTCTTCACCGAGGTTAGTCGCTGTCCAACCTGAAGGGTGCGCCCCACTGGTAAGAGCTTTCAGGCAAAACAAGTCGTCTTTCGAAATAGAGCCTTGGGGTCGCCCTACAACGATTGCCGGAGGGCTTTCGGATGTTTTTCCCTGGGACGGAGATGCAGCTTTGACTGCTACTAGGGAAACGGATGGAAGTGTTGAGGCGGTTTCCGATAAGGAGATACTTGAGGCACAAAAGCTCCTGGCCTCAACTGAAGGCATATTTGCTGAACCGACAGGCGTAGCCTCTCTTGCGGGCCTTATCAAACTCGTCAGGGAAGGAGTTGTCAAGAGAGACGAAAGCATCGTTGTCTTGATTACTGGAAATGGATTGAAGGACCCGGACACAGCGGCCGGTCAATTCAAGCAGTTCCCAACAATAAGCCCTAATCTTGAGCTATTTGAAGCTTCAGTTCAAGTCTAG
- a CDS encoding N-acetylornithine carbamoyltransferase has protein sequence MKSYIGSFKGRDWLETQSWSQEDLKLLISAARELKQNYKARKSTAGILPDRTLFMIFFNRSLRTRNSFEAGMTQLGGHAHFLSPQDIYIPTLPEDEEAYKTERIADVARVLDEMGDAIAIRIYGDAAKWLYGRGHRTNEEFAKWANIPVINMEDDVYHPCQEMADIQTIDEHIGKFQGKKFVMSWAFSEGLKPLAVPQSCVLIATKMGMDVTFVRPKGFELDDKIIEWSKENADRYGGSFEEADNMEEAFEGAHVVYPKSWTARAALPGPWGGPKQPDKQLALEFAKKNKGWICDQEKMDLTQKAIYMHCLPADRGMEVTDEVIDGPQSVAFDEAGNRLHAQKAIMAAIM, from the coding sequence ATGAAATCATATATTGGATCTTTCAAGGGAAGAGATTGGCTTGAGACCCAGTCATGGAGCCAAGAAGATCTAAAACTTCTCATTTCAGCCGCGAGGGAGTTGAAGCAGAATTACAAAGCACGAAAGTCCACCGCCGGAATTCTTCCAGATCGAACGCTTTTCATGATCTTTTTCAACCGATCTCTCCGAACTCGAAACAGTTTTGAAGCCGGTATGACACAACTAGGAGGTCACGCTCATTTCCTTTCTCCGCAAGACATCTATATTCCTACACTGCCTGAAGACGAAGAAGCTTACAAAACGGAACGGATTGCCGATGTTGCACGAGTCCTCGACGAAATGGGAGACGCGATTGCCATAAGGATTTACGGCGATGCTGCCAAGTGGCTTTATGGGCGTGGCCATCGCACTAACGAAGAGTTCGCAAAATGGGCTAATATTCCAGTCATCAACATGGAGGATGACGTTTATCACCCATGCCAAGAAATGGCTGACATCCAGACCATTGACGAGCATATTGGCAAATTTCAAGGAAAGAAATTTGTCATGTCTTGGGCTTTCAGCGAGGGTCTGAAGCCTCTCGCAGTGCCCCAAAGTTGCGTTCTTATAGCCACAAAAATGGGTATGGATGTAACATTCGTTCGACCCAAAGGTTTTGAATTAGATGACAAAATAATAGAGTGGAGCAAGGAAAACGCAGACCGATACGGTGGCAGCTTCGAAGAAGCTGACAACATGGAGGAAGCCTTTGAGGGCGCACATGTTGTTTATCCCAAAAGCTGGACTGCCAGAGCTGCTCTTCCTGGTCCATGGGGTGGCCCGAAGCAACCTGACAAACAACTAGCTCTGGAATTTGCAAAAAAGAATAAAGGCTGGATATGCGATCAGGAAAAAATGGACTTAACTCAAAAAGCCATCTACATGCACTGCCTTCCAGCGGACAGAGGGATGGAAGTAACGGACGAAGTAATCGATGGACCCCAAAGCGTTGCCTTCGACGAAGCAGGTAATAGACTGCACGCCCAGAAAGCGATAATGGCAGCAATTATGTAG